The genomic stretch TAAATGGGGTCAGAGTAAAATTAGATTTAATTTGACTCCGACCCCTTTTATTTGGGAGCAAGATGCACATGGACATAAATTATAAAAAAATTAGCTGGATGTGTTTAAAGTGCTTTTTTATATTTTTGTTGGGATTTTTTTCAGGATGGATTGTTCCGTTTTTAATGATTCGATACCTTAGAGTCTTGTATCCTGATACTATTCATATAGTTTTTGGAGCGATCTCATGTGCTATTTTTTGTATTCCACCAATATTTCTATTTATAGTTCATCTTTTTGGAGTTAATTTCTCTTTATTATTACGAGTGTTTTGTTGGGCAATTTCTCTTGGAGGAGCATGGAATTTTTTTACTGGCCTGAGTGAAAAGTGGATGTTTCTTTATCGCTAAGTTTGATGAGCTGGTAACAATTCAGAAAACGGCAAATCTGCAACGGCAACTTGCCGCAAAATCGTTTTTTTGAAACCATCAAGTTTTCCTGTACGGCCTGCTGAAATCCTCCACGGACAAATTCGGCATCACCACGACCTATCAGTACGACGCCCTGGAACGGCGTATCGGCGTCAACGATCCCCGCACCGGCCAAAGCATCACCCATTATAATTCCATCGGCCAGATCGATTACACCGAGGACGCGGCAACGAAGCGTACAGAGTACAGCTATGATCCGGTCACGGGCAGGAAATCCTCGGTGATCGATGCGGAGAACCGGACCGTCTATTTTCTCTACGATGATCTTAATCGGGTCACCCACACTTGGGGCGCAACCTCCCCTGTTCGTTACGAATACGACGAATACGGCAGAATGGAGACCATGCACACCTGGCGGAGCGGTGAGGGCTGGGATTCCCCGACCTGGCCGTCTGCCAATGACGGGCTGGCCGATATCACCCGCTGGCATTACCATGAGGCTTCCGGCCTGCTGGAGAGCAAGGAGGATGCGCAGAATAAAAGCACGCAGTACACCTACCTCCAGGGCGGCAGACTGCATACCCGCACCTGGGCCAGAACCCCTGCTGTCACAACCACCTACAGCTACGATCCGAACACCGGCGAACTGATCGGCATCGACTATTCTGACTCAACCCCGGATATCGGGTTTACCTACAACCGCACCGGGCAACGCAGCACTGTGATCGATGCCGTCGGTACCCGTACCTTTGCCTATAACTCCGCTCTCCGGCCCGAGACTGAAACCGTAAGCGGGTTGATCAGCCGCACTTTCACCCGTACCTACGACACAACCACTGTGCCCGGCAGAAACACTGGCTTTAGCACGGACAGCAGTTATGCGGTGACCTACGGTTTTGATACCACCGGGCGTTTCAACGGTGTTTCCTGGAATGTCGGCACGCACTCCGACAGCGTGACCTACGCCCGCGTGCCCGACTCGCATCTTCTCTACACAACCAGTTTTGCTTCAGGCGCTCTGGTAACCAACTCCTATGAACCGAACCGGAACCTGAGAACCGGTGTGAAAAACGAATACGGTGCGACCGTTGTTTCTCAGTATGATTATGTGTATGACAACATAGGCCGCCGAAACTCCATGACGACCTCCGGTGACGCCTTTTCCGTCTCTCTGCCTGTTCCGCCGGATCAGAAGCTGGTCAATACGGGAACGTATACCTCTGTCGGTTACACGGCGAATGATCTGAATCAGTACACCTCCGTGGATACGAACGGTGCTACGGCCAGTCCGGCGTATGATAACGACGGCGACCTTACCGACGACGGAACCTTCACCTATAGCTGGAACGGAGAGAACCGGCTCATCATCATTACGCCGAAAACCCCGGCTGTCGGTGACAAAAAACTTGAGTTTCTCTATGATTACATGGGGCGACGGGTACAGAAAATTACAACTGCCTGGGACGGCTCAACCTGGCAATCCGATGAAACTCGTTTCGTAACTACTCAGCCAGTCGCCAAGCCTCTTGACAGAAGCAACGGGTTAAGATTATTTTGCTGTTATGAATTTTAGTATCCCCGAAGAGAAAGAAGTCCGTACGGCCTTTGCGGAAGGTGAAGAGGCAATTATTGCCCTGTTCGGCAGTATAACCGCGCAGGTTAAAGAACTCGCCGCTCAGTTGGAAAAACAGGCCGGAGTATTGAAGGATTTACAGGCCCGGCTGTCGAAAAACAGCCGCAACAGCGGTAAACCGCCTTCAAGCGACGGATACGGTAAACAGAACAAGACGGAAAGCCTGAGAAAGTCTGGTCAAAAGTCGAACGGCGGGCAGCCGGGTCATGAAGGGCGGACTCTTAAGCGGTCGGAAAACCCAGATCATACGGAAACGTATAAACCCGACACATGTGACAACTGCCAGACATCGCTTGAGGACGTCGCCGCCGTCGGAGAGGAAGAACGACAGGTTTATGATATTCCGGCGATACGAATCGAAGTCACCTCGCATCGTGCGGAAATCATAATTTGTCCCGAATGCGGCATGGAAAATACGGGAAAATTCCCGGAAAGTGTGGGACGGGGCGTTCGATACGGCAGAGGCGTGAAGACATGGGCCACGTATTTCGGGAATCAGCATCATATTCCGCTTGAACGCACTGCACAGATTTTTGAAGATCTGATCGGGCACGGAATTTCGGAGGGTTCGCTGCTGAAGGCATCTGAAGAACTTTCCGAGTGCGTCCGGCCCTCGACCGAGGCGACAGCGGAGCTTCTGCGTAATGCCGAGGTTCTGAAAGTGGACGAAACCGGACTGCGGGTCAAAGGAAAACTCCATTGGCTGCATGTAGCTTCGTCGGACCTCCTCACTCATTATAACGTGCATGAAAAGCGGGGAAAAGAAGCGATGGATGCAGCCGGAATCCTCAGTGAATTCGAAGGAAGGATGCTGCATGATCACTGGAAATCGTACTTCGGATATAAAAATTGCCGTCATGGGCTGTGCAACGCGCACCATCTTCGCGAGTTTAAATTCATAGGCAAACAGTATGAACAGGCATGGGCTGGAGACATGGCCGACTTACTGCTTGAGATAAAAGAGGAGGTCGAAAAACTGAAGCCGGACCGGGATCGTTTCGGGCCGGAACAGATCGAAGGTTTTGAACGGCGATACGATGAAATCATTTGTCGGGGCTTCGCGGACAATCCCTTCACGCCTCCAAAAGAAAAAAAGAAGGGACGACTGAAAAGACCGCCGCCGCTCAATCTGCTGATACGGCTCCGGGATTACAAGTCGGAGACTCTCGCCTTTATGTACGATTTTCGGGTTCCGTTCGACAATAATGCGGCGGAAAGGGATGTGCGTATGATGAAGGTCAAACAGAAGGTTTCGGGTTGTTTCCGAACTGTTGAAGGTGCGGAACGGTTCGCTTCTATCCGGGGATATATCTCCACGGCTCGTAAAAATTCAAAAAACATTTTCGAGGCGATCAAAGACGCCTTCAACGGCGATCCTTTTATTCCCGATGTCGCAGTATAAAAAAAGGCCGCTTTCATAACTTTTGAAAGCGGCCTTTTTCGTTAGGCTGAGTAGTTACCTCGTTTCTTTATCTATGACGGCTGGAACCTGATTGAAGAACTGGACGGAACCGGAGCTGTTACGGCAAGTTATGTCCACGGACTTGATCTTTCGCAGAGCCTTCAGGGAGCCGGAGGTATCGGTGGAATTCTGGCACGAGTTGGTCACGGGGAGGATAAAGTTCACCTCTATTTCTACGATGCCAACGGTAATGTCGGGCAGTTGATTGATATTGCTGACGGCTCTGTCGCTGCCGCCTACGAATACGCACCCTTCGGAGGATTGACCTCCGCTATGGGGACTTATGCCGCCACTAACCCGTTCAGATTCAGCTCAAAGTATGCTGATGACGTTACCGGTTTGTATTATTACGGGTATCGGTATTATTCACCCGAGTTGGGACGATGGCTAAGTCGAGATCCGATTGGGG from Candidatus Electrothrix communis encodes the following:
- a CDS encoding IS66 family transposase; translated protein: MNFSIPEEKEVRTAFAEGEEAIIALFGSITAQVKELAAQLEKQAGVLKDLQARLSKNSRNSGKPPSSDGYGKQNKTESLRKSGQKSNGGQPGHEGRTLKRSENPDHTETYKPDTCDNCQTSLEDVAAVGEEERQVYDIPAIRIEVTSHRAEIIICPECGMENTGKFPESVGRGVRYGRGVKTWATYFGNQHHIPLERTAQIFEDLIGHGISEGSLLKASEELSECVRPSTEATAELLRNAEVLKVDETGLRVKGKLHWLHVASSDLLTHYNVHEKRGKEAMDAAGILSEFEGRMLHDHWKSYFGYKNCRHGLCNAHHLREFKFIGKQYEQAWAGDMADLLLEIKEEVEKLKPDRDRFGPEQIEGFERRYDEIICRGFADNPFTPPKEKKKGRLKRPPPLNLLIRLRDYKSETLAFMYDFRVPFDNNAAERDVRMMKVKQKVSGCFRTVEGAERFASIRGYISTARKNSKNIFEAIKDAFNGDPFIPDVAV